A genomic segment from bacterium encodes:
- a CDS encoding amidohydrolase family protein encodes MTDGLRAMPIIDCDVHNRFKDGKMTSLWPYLPRAYQEDVREWGINLPGVGYLNGGDRGYRGDSWPKDGFPGSDLDLMRAQLLDRFHVRYAILLGQELRPLGTLPNADYAAALARAYNDYLIEHWLARDARLRGAMLIATQDVPQAVREIERIGRHPAIVQVLVANGARLPYGNRYYQPILEACEALGLPFALHTGSEGAGINGQPSVAGYGSYYVENRQVRPQGYMTHLTSMIFEGVFERFPKLRAVFIEGGYAWLAPFLWRLDADWRGLRHQTPWVKRPPSEYVWEHVRFTSQPLEEPDRPADLLEVFKWNRAERTLMFASDYAHWDFDSPTDAFPRMPDELHRRIFYETARELYGFPEAAAAPEHAATAD; translated from the coding sequence GTGACCGACGGTCTCAGGGCGATGCCGATCATCGATTGCGACGTGCACAACCGATTCAAGGACGGCAAGATGACCTCGCTGTGGCCGTACCTGCCCCGCGCCTACCAGGAAGACGTGCGGGAGTGGGGGATCAACCTCCCCGGCGTCGGCTACTTGAACGGCGGCGACCGCGGCTACCGCGGCGACTCCTGGCCGAAGGACGGGTTCCCCGGTTCCGACCTGGATCTCATGCGCGCGCAGCTGCTCGACCGTTTCCACGTCCGGTACGCGATCCTGCTCGGCCAGGAACTCCGGCCGCTCGGGACGCTGCCGAACGCCGACTACGCCGCCGCGCTCGCCCGCGCGTACAACGACTATCTGATCGAGCACTGGCTGGCGCGGGACGCCCGTCTTCGCGGCGCGATGCTGATCGCGACCCAGGACGTGCCGCAGGCCGTCCGGGAGATCGAACGGATCGGCCGCCATCCGGCCATCGTCCAGGTCCTGGTTGCGAACGGCGCGCGGCTGCCGTACGGCAACCGCTACTATCAGCCGATCCTCGAAGCCTGCGAAGCGCTCGGCCTGCCGTTCGCGCTCCACACGGGCAGCGAAGGCGCCGGCATCAACGGCCAGCCGTCCGTGGCCGGCTACGGCTCCTACTACGTCGAGAACCGCCAAGTCCGGCCGCAGGGCTACATGACGCATCTCACGAGCATGATCTTCGAAGGCGTCTTCGAGCGATTTCCGAAGCTCCGCGCCGTGTTCATCGAAGGCGGCTACGCGTGGCTCGCGCCGTTTCTCTGGCGGCTCGACGCCGACTGGCGCGGGCTGCGGCATCAGACGCCGTGGGTCAAGCGGCCGCCGAGCGAATACGTGTGGGAGCATGTCCGGTTCACGTCGCAGCCGCTCGAGGAGCCGGACCGGCCGGCCGATCTCCTCGAGGTGTTCAAGTGGAACCGCGCGGAGCGGACGCTCATGTTCGCGTCGGATTACGCGCACTGGGACTTCGACTCGCCGACGGACGCGTTCCCGCGCATGCCGGACGAGCTCCACCGGCGCATCTTTTACGAGACGGCGCGCGAACTGTACGGATTTCCCGAGGCCGCTGCGGCCCCGGAACACGCGGCGACGGCGGACTGA
- a CDS encoding DegT/DnrJ/EryC1/StrS family aminotransferase, translating to MQIPNRKMIPTPEQRQKALEILETGRTYGGEETERFEIELAAWCGRRYGATANSGTSICLLALDAKGIGPGDEVILPANGYVGVLAAVIKRGATPIFAEADADTSNVRPDAIAAAVTPRTRAVVAIHDYGFPCDMDPIMETARRHGLFVIEDAAHALGAEYKGRRAGGIGDMGFFSFSGKMITAFGPGGGAVTDDRDLAEGLASLRDQGRVRDEHISFVRRTDPTWYDQRWVGYNMHMTELCAALARIDLRMLPSFVAHRRRAAAYYTERFRDAGLPLRLPPSRPWAAPSYLHYTVWTPEREGLREALAARGIEGIALYPTPLHLARPVMEQYGTRAGQFPVAERLCRETLSIPAGPHMTDELLAYVADAVIGYFRARPSAGAAGAKSAVTAD from the coding sequence ATGCAGATTCCCAACCGCAAGATGATACCGACGCCCGAGCAGCGACAGAAGGCCCTCGAGATTCTCGAGACCGGAAGGACGTACGGCGGGGAAGAGACCGAGCGCTTCGAGATCGAGCTGGCCGCGTGGTGCGGCCGCCGGTACGGTGCGACCGCCAACTCCGGCACGTCGATTTGCCTGCTGGCCCTCGACGCGAAGGGCATTGGGCCGGGCGACGAGGTGATCCTGCCGGCGAACGGCTATGTCGGCGTGCTGGCGGCGGTGATAAAGCGCGGGGCGACCCCGATCTTCGCCGAGGCCGACGCCGACACGTCCAACGTCCGCCCCGACGCGATTGCCGCCGCGGTGACGCCGCGTACGCGCGCGGTCGTGGCGATTCACGACTACGGTTTTCCGTGCGACATGGATCCGATCATGGAAACCGCGCGGCGCCACGGGCTGTTCGTGATCGAAGATGCGGCCCATGCGCTCGGCGCGGAGTACAAGGGGCGGCGCGCCGGCGGCATCGGCGACATGGGGTTCTTCAGCTTCTCCGGGAAGATGATCACGGCGTTCGGACCCGGCGGCGGCGCGGTGACGGACGATCGGGACCTCGCCGAAGGGCTGGCGAGTCTGCGCGACCAGGGCCGCGTACGGGACGAGCACATCAGTTTCGTGCGGCGGACGGACCCGACGTGGTACGACCAGCGGTGGGTCGGTTACAACATGCACATGACCGAGCTGTGCGCGGCGCTCGCGCGCATCGATCTCCGCATGCTGCCGTCGTTCGTCGCGCACCGGCGCCGCGCGGCGGCCTACTACACCGAGCGCTTCCGGGACGCGGGGCTGCCGCTGCGGCTGCCGCCGTCCCGGCCGTGGGCGGCGCCGTCGTACCTGCACTATACGGTCTGGACTCCCGAGCGCGAAGGGCTGCGCGAGGCGCTTGCCGCCCGCGGGATCGAGGGGATCGCGCTCTACCCTACGCCGCTGCACCTGGCGCGTCCCGTCATGGAGCAGTACGGGACGCGGGCGGGACAGTTTCCGGTGGCGGAGCGGCTCTGCCGCGAGACGCTGTCGATCCCGGCCGGCCCGCACATGACGGACGAACTGCTGGCGTACGTCGCGGACGCGGTGATCGGCTACTTCAGGGCGAGGCCGTCCGCCGGAGCCGCCGGCGCCAAATCGGCCGTGACCGCGGATTAG
- a CDS encoding hydantoinase B/oxoprolinase family protein has product MNPVTLSVIGHAFAATAEEMGVNLYRSAHSTIVREVRDIATAILDPRGNTVAIANYIPQLLNAIDPAAAAIAEQYEFAGLQDGEAFITNDPFHGGQHINDVLLFTPIRFDGRLLGVTCANVHHLDLGGGAAASNARATDVFQEGIVFPPMRIPLDAGWRASPFGKFFAANVRAPRTVLADFDAQIAACRTGEARVKALARKYGPDAIAEFTTNVQDYAERISRQAISAIPDGEYRGEAYMEDDGTDAGPFYVRVAVRIAGSEMTIDFSGTDGQAKGFINVPWGSTLSSVRTTVVAILGVTHMLVNAGSMRPVRVTAPLGSLVNPRWPAATRARTSACYKIFDAINMALAPVLPRQVMAPGFDAQTGITFGHRAGGHTRILSEVLGAGNGALWCQDGADGMIMPLTNGHNTPVESVEIEFPFLEVTRYRLVPNSGGDGEYRGGLGMERAYRILEDDVTFGLHSDRHRHGAPGLFGGGTGAPGACVLVRDGAARVLGSKVHETLRRNDRLVVRAGGGGGYGPAERRSEDRLARDAREERQTRGAPVPEPAEDL; this is encoded by the coding sequence ATGAATCCCGTGACCCTGTCCGTCATCGGCCACGCCTTCGCCGCGACCGCGGAAGAGATGGGCGTCAACCTCTACCGCTCGGCGCACTCGACGATCGTCCGCGAAGTGCGCGACATCGCGACGGCGATCCTCGACCCGCGCGGCAACACCGTCGCGATCGCAAACTACATCCCGCAGCTGCTGAACGCCATCGACCCCGCCGCCGCCGCGATCGCCGAGCAGTACGAGTTCGCCGGCCTCCAGGACGGCGAGGCCTTCATCACCAACGATCCGTTTCACGGCGGCCAGCACATCAACGACGTGCTGTTGTTCACCCCGATCCGCTTCGACGGACGGCTGCTCGGCGTCACATGCGCCAACGTCCACCACCTCGATCTCGGCGGCGGCGCCGCGGCCAGCAACGCCCGCGCCACCGACGTCTTCCAGGAAGGCATCGTCTTCCCGCCGATGCGCATCCCGCTGGACGCGGGGTGGCGGGCCAGCCCGTTCGGCAAGTTCTTCGCCGCCAACGTCCGCGCGCCGCGCACCGTGCTGGCCGATTTCGACGCGCAGATCGCCGCCTGCCGGACCGGCGAGGCACGGGTGAAAGCGCTCGCGCGCAAGTACGGCCCGGACGCGATCGCGGAGTTCACAACGAACGTCCAGGACTACGCGGAACGCATCTCGCGCCAGGCCATCAGCGCGATCCCCGACGGCGAGTACCGCGGAGAGGCGTACATGGAGGACGACGGCACGGACGCGGGCCCCTTCTACGTCCGCGTCGCGGTCCGCATCGCCGGCAGCGAGATGACGATCGATTTCTCGGGCACCGACGGCCAGGCCAAGGGCTTCATCAACGTGCCGTGGGGCTCGACGCTGTCGAGCGTGCGGACGACGGTGGTCGCGATCCTCGGCGTGACGCACATGCTCGTCAACGCGGGTAGCATGCGGCCGGTGCGCGTCACCGCGCCGCTCGGTTCGCTCGTCAATCCGCGCTGGCCGGCCGCGACGCGGGCGCGCACCAGCGCATGTTACAAGATCTTCGACGCGATCAACATGGCGCTCGCGCCGGTGCTGCCGAGGCAGGTCATGGCGCCGGGGTTCGACGCGCAGACGGGCATTACGTTCGGCCACCGCGCGGGCGGCCACACGCGCATCCTGTCCGAGGTGCTGGGCGCGGGCAACGGCGCGCTGTGGTGCCAGGACGGCGCCGACGGGATGATCATGCCGCTCACCAACGGCCATAATACGCCGGTCGAGTCGGTGGAGATCGAGTTCCCGTTTCTGGAGGTGACGCGGTACCGGCTCGTGCCGAACTCGGGCGGCGACGGCGAGTACCGCGGCGGCCTCGGGATGGAGCGCGCCTACCGGATCCTCGAAGACGACGTCACCTTCGGCCTGCATTCCGACCGCCACCGCCACGGCGCGCCGGGCCTCTTTGGCGGCGGCACCGGCGCGCCGGGCGCGTGCGTGCTGGTGCGCGACGGCGCGGCGCGCGTCCTCGGCTCGAAGGTGCACGAGACGCTGCGCCGCAACGACCGCCTCGTCGTGCGGGCGGGCGGCGGCGGAGGGTACGGACCGGCCGAACGCCGTTCCGAGGACCGCCTCGCGAGAGACGCGCGCGAAGAACGGCAGACGCGCGGCGCGCCGGTCCCCGAGCCGGCGGAAGACCTCTAA
- a CDS encoding hydantoinase/oxoprolinase family protein has translation METRHLGTTGRRLGIEVGGTFTDWVLSRGDRIEATGKVMSTPSDPERAVLAAVEECGAAPADLAALIHGSTVVTNAVLEHKGARTCLLTTKGFRDVLLIQRQAKTRLFDLFYRQPEPLVSRDHIVEVDERIGPDGAVRRALTDFGFVDDVRRLAAGAGVRSIAICLLHAYANPAHELAVEAALTAALPGVAVTRSSDVLPQFREYERTSTCVISAYAKPVVDRYLSRLEEGLRARAFRGPLTIVQANGGTVPAHAIRRHAAKMILSGPAAGVVGATTAAVEAGFPNVITFDMGGTSTDVCLVTDGRPGVTREYRIAGLPLNVPMIDIATVGAGGGSIADVDRGGILKVGPESAGANPGPAAYGKGGTAFTVTDANVLAGRIRPEAFFGGRLRLDAGAAESALASLADRVGLPRRETLDGVLRLVNVTMAQAMRLVSIERGYDPRDYTIVAFGGSGPLHAAAVAADLGIARVLVPVNPGLLSAYGLLIADTRQDFSITRVQPAGRVRDAAAAEVFADLEARARREFEAYERPWSDVRCRREMDLRYTGQAYEISVPADGLRIADVVEAFHEAHRTRYGHAVRDQDVEVVGYRLIAAAPSPLRSVRSAPGGRRGGAPPAAGYHPRDEIEPGTRLRGPCVVEEPTATTYVPEGWSARADRLGNLVLEAGE, from the coding sequence ATGGAGACACGGCATCTCGGCACGACCGGACGGCGGCTCGGCATCGAGGTCGGCGGTACCTTCACCGACTGGGTGCTGTCGCGCGGAGACCGCATCGAAGCAACCGGCAAGGTCATGTCGACACCGTCCGATCCGGAGCGCGCGGTGCTGGCCGCCGTCGAGGAGTGCGGCGCGGCGCCGGCGGACCTCGCCGCGCTGATCCACGGATCGACGGTCGTCACGAACGCGGTCCTGGAACACAAGGGCGCGCGCACGTGCCTCCTCACGACGAAGGGATTCCGCGACGTGCTGCTGATCCAGCGCCAGGCGAAGACGCGCCTCTTCGACCTCTTCTACCGTCAGCCCGAACCGCTCGTGTCGCGAGACCACATCGTCGAAGTCGACGAGCGCATCGGCCCGGACGGCGCGGTGCGGCGGGCGCTGACGGACTTCGGGTTCGTCGACGACGTGCGCCGCTTGGCGGCCGGGGCAGGCGTCCGGTCGATCGCGATCTGCCTCTTGCACGCCTACGCGAATCCCGCGCACGAGCTCGCGGTCGAAGCGGCGCTCACCGCGGCGCTGCCGGGCGTCGCCGTCACCCGCTCGTCCGACGTGCTGCCGCAGTTCCGGGAGTACGAGCGCACCAGCACCTGCGTGATCAGCGCCTATGCCAAGCCGGTCGTGGACCGCTACCTTTCGCGCCTTGAAGAGGGTTTGCGGGCGCGGGCGTTCCGCGGGCCGCTGACGATCGTGCAGGCGAACGGCGGCACGGTACCGGCGCACGCCATCCGCCGGCACGCCGCGAAGATGATTCTATCCGGACCGGCCGCCGGCGTCGTGGGGGCCACCACCGCCGCGGTCGAGGCGGGGTTTCCGAACGTCATCACGTTTGACATGGGCGGCACCAGCACCGACGTCTGCCTGGTCACGGACGGCCGCCCCGGCGTGACGCGCGAGTACCGGATCGCCGGCCTGCCCCTCAACGTGCCGATGATCGACATCGCGACGGTCGGCGCCGGCGGCGGCAGCATCGCGGATGTCGACCGCGGAGGCATCCTCAAGGTCGGCCCGGAGAGCGCCGGTGCCAACCCGGGGCCGGCGGCGTACGGAAAGGGCGGCACGGCCTTCACGGTTACGGACGCCAACGTGCTGGCCGGGCGGATCCGGCCGGAGGCGTTTTTCGGCGGCCGGCTGCGGCTCGACGCCGGGGCGGCTGAGTCGGCGCTCGCCTCGCTCGCGGACCGCGTCGGGCTGCCGCGCCGGGAAACCCTCGACGGCGTGCTCCGGCTGGTGAACGTCACGATGGCGCAGGCGATGCGGCTGGTGTCGATCGAACGCGGCTACGACCCGCGCGACTACACGATCGTGGCGTTCGGGGGATCGGGGCCGCTGCACGCGGCCGCGGTGGCGGCGGACCTCGGCATCGCGCGCGTGCTCGTGCCGGTCAATCCGGGACTCCTCTCCGCGTACGGCCTGCTGATCGCCGACACGCGCCAGGATTTTTCCATCACCCGCGTGCAGCCGGCCGGCCGGGTCCGCGACGCCGCGGCCGCGGAGGTGTTCGCGGACCTCGAAGCCCGCGCGCGCCGCGAGTTCGAAGCGTACGAACGGCCCTGGAGCGACGTCCGCTGCCGCCGCGAGATGGACCTTCGCTACACGGGCCAGGCGTACGAGATCAGCGTGCCCGCCGACGGCCTCCGGATCGCCGATGTGGTGGAAGCGTTTCACGAGGCCCATCGGACGCGGTACGGACACGCCGTGCGCGATCAAGATGTCGAGGTGGTCGGCTACCGGCTGATCGCGGCGGCGCCGTCTCCGCTCCGCAGCGTCCGCTCGGCCCCCGGCGGGCGGCGCGGCGGCGCGCCGCCCGCCGCGGGATACCACCCGCGGGACGAAATCGAACCCGGCACGCGCCTCCGGGGGCCGTGCGTGGTCGAAGAGCCGACGGCGACCACGTACGTACCCGAAGGCTGGTCGGCCCGGGCGGACCGACTGGGGAACCTGGTGCTGGAGGCCGGCGAATGA